A window of Streptomyces marispadix contains these coding sequences:
- a CDS encoding DeoR/GlpR family DNA-binding transcription regulator, with amino-acid sequence MPGDNQNLLAEQRRALILEELRERGGVRVNELTRKLLVSDMTVRRDLDVLSRRGALEKVHGGAVPLADASTHEPGFEAKSSLERSAKEEIARAAAAMAKPGSAIALSGGTTTYALAQHLTEVPDLTVVTNSVRVADVFHAASRRAGNGTHAGTATVVLTGGVRTPSDSLVGPVADAAIRTLHFDVLFLGVHGISTEAGLSTPNLAEAETNRHFVGSARRVVVVADHTKWGTVGLSSFASLEDVGTLVTDGGLPQGARERIREHIRELVVAGGPEEAAPDGRAADGA; translated from the coding sequence ATGCCGGGCGACAACCAGAATCTGCTCGCGGAGCAGCGCCGGGCGCTCATCCTGGAGGAGCTGCGCGAACGCGGCGGTGTCCGCGTCAACGAACTGACGCGCAAGCTCCTCGTCTCCGATATGACGGTGCGCCGCGATCTCGACGTGCTGTCCCGCCGGGGCGCCCTGGAGAAGGTCCACGGCGGTGCGGTGCCCCTCGCGGACGCCAGCACTCACGAACCGGGTTTCGAGGCGAAGTCGTCGCTGGAGCGGTCCGCGAAGGAGGAGATCGCCCGTGCCGCGGCCGCGATGGCGAAGCCGGGCAGCGCCATCGCGCTGTCGGGCGGTACGACGACCTACGCGCTGGCCCAGCATCTCACCGAGGTGCCGGACCTCACGGTGGTCACCAACTCGGTGCGGGTCGCCGACGTCTTCCACGCCGCGAGCCGCCGCGCGGGCAACGGCACGCACGCCGGGACGGCGACCGTCGTCCTCACCGGCGGCGTCCGCACACCGTCGGACTCGCTGGTCGGCCCCGTCGCCGACGCGGCGATCCGCACGCTCCACTTCGACGTGCTCTTCCTCGGCGTACACGGCATATCGACGGAGGCGGGGCTCTCGACGCCCAACCTGGCGGAAGCGGAGACGAACCGGCACTTCGTCGGCTCCGCGCGGCGCGTGGTCGTCGTCGCGGACCACACCAAGTGGGGGACGGTCGGGCTCAGTTCGTTCGCGTCGCTGGAGGACGTCGGCACGCTCGTCACCGACGGCGGACTCCCGCAGGGCGCCCGCGAGCGGATCCGCGAGCACATCAGGGAGCTGGTGGTCGCGGGCGGGCCGGAGGAGGCGGCCCCCGACGGAAGGGCCGCGGACGGCGCCTAG
- a CDS encoding ABC transporter permease, whose protein sequence is MTTVTDHGPGQGSRAPGGPAPEGHGHPASPGPYGRARTRRAGALAALRLSLASLRTHKRRFTGTFAAVLLGVSFVAGTLVMGDTLRASFDTMFGNAAAGTDAVVRSDSVITTAGNAQGTRQPIDTGVLGRIREVPGVAAAEPSVEGMGQIIGADGKPVGGQGPPTLAGNWIDDPELNPYTLAQGRAPARSGEAVLNKGAARRGGLHIGDTTTLRTPDPVRVKIVGLASFGGQDGMGQVTFAGLTLGDAERYLMPGKDRAASIQVRASEGTGQQELVNALKPVLPKSAEAVTGQRVAEEDQEMISGQFLTLFTSLLLVFSGIALLVAVFSIHNTFAIVIAQRTRENALLRALGASRRQVLGATLTEAVVVGLVASAAGLAGGIGIAAGLQALFPAVGFPFPEGSLVVSALSMALPPAVGVLVCVSSALLPAVRASRTAPLAALRETSAERTRVPRVRTLAGALLAAAGAGTTVLGAAGDPRSVWLAGAGAVAVFAAFLVLGPAAASAAVRVLGRPVARLRGVTGALAQRNALRSPKRTAATATALMTGVAVVSLFTVFASSTKATMDAAVSRSFAGDVAVSAPAFGAGGSGLSPKLASRVEALPEVSTALGLGKGVARVEGGGKELTVADPARLRDVLQLTGVHGSFGSLGTDGLAVSADEADKHGWHTGSAVELAFTDGDRERFTVRAVFDRNELAGDYVIGRHAWQPHRTQDSDTLLAVVFADGVAPEDGKAAVSEAVRPYGGPSVQTREEYAESSAAGIDMMLTLVYALLALAVLIALLGIANTLTLALHERTRELGLLRAVGQTRAQLRAMVRWESLLTAAFGTLGGLLLGGFLGWALVRAADSAGTAAFELPPGRLALVALVGVAAGLVAGLRPARRAARLNVLRAVASE, encoded by the coding sequence ATGACCACCGTCACCGACCACGGCCCGGGACAGGGCAGCCGTGCGCCCGGCGGCCCCGCCCCGGAAGGCCACGGGCACCCGGCGTCCCCGGGCCCGTACGGGCGTGCGCGCACCCGCCGCGCGGGAGCGCTCGCCGCGCTGCGCCTCAGCCTGGCCTCGCTGCGCACCCACAAGCGGCGCTTCACCGGCACCTTCGCCGCCGTGCTGCTAGGCGTCTCCTTCGTCGCAGGGACGCTCGTCATGGGCGACACCCTGCGCGCCAGCTTCGACACCATGTTCGGCAACGCGGCGGCAGGCACCGACGCCGTCGTACGCAGCGACAGCGTCATCACCACGGCGGGCAACGCCCAGGGCACCCGGCAGCCGATCGACACCGGCGTGCTGGGGCGCATCCGCGAGGTGCCGGGCGTCGCGGCCGCCGAGCCGTCGGTCGAGGGCATGGGCCAGATCATCGGCGCCGACGGCAAGCCCGTCGGCGGCCAGGGCCCGCCCACCCTCGCCGGGAACTGGATCGACGACCCCGAGCTGAATCCGTACACCCTGGCCCAGGGGCGGGCACCGGCCCGTTCCGGCGAGGCCGTACTGAACAAGGGCGCCGCCCGGCGAGGCGGACTGCACATCGGCGACACCACCACGCTGCGCACGCCCGACCCGGTACGGGTGAAGATCGTCGGACTGGCGTCCTTCGGAGGCCAGGACGGCATGGGCCAGGTCACCTTCGCGGGCCTGACCCTCGGCGACGCCGAGCGGTATCTGATGCCGGGGAAGGACCGCGCCGCGTCGATCCAGGTGCGGGCCTCGGAGGGAACCGGTCAGCAGGAGCTGGTCAACGCGCTGAAGCCCGTCCTGCCGAAGTCGGCAGAGGCCGTCACGGGGCAGCGGGTCGCCGAGGAGGACCAGGAGATGATCTCCGGTCAGTTCCTCACGCTCTTCACGTCGCTGCTGCTGGTCTTCTCCGGCATCGCACTGCTCGTCGCGGTCTTCTCGATCCACAACACCTTCGCCATCGTCATCGCCCAACGCACCCGGGAGAACGCCCTGTTGCGGGCACTCGGCGCCTCACGCCGCCAGGTGCTCGGCGCCACCCTCACCGAGGCCGTCGTCGTGGGGCTGGTCGCGTCGGCGGCCGGGCTCGCCGGGGGAATCGGCATCGCGGCCGGGTTGCAGGCGCTCTTCCCCGCTGTCGGCTTCCCGTTCCCCGAAGGCTCACTGGTCGTCAGCGCGCTCTCCATGGCGCTGCCTCCGGCCGTCGGCGTGCTGGTGTGCGTGAGCTCGGCGCTGCTGCCCGCCGTACGGGCGTCACGCACCGCACCACTGGCGGCGCTGCGTGAGACGTCCGCGGAGAGGACGCGTGTGCCCCGCGTCCGTACCCTCGCCGGTGCGCTGCTCGCGGCGGCGGGCGCTGGGACGACGGTGCTGGGCGCGGCGGGCGACCCGCGTTCGGTGTGGCTGGCGGGTGCGGGAGCGGTCGCGGTGTTCGCCGCGTTCCTGGTGCTGGGTCCGGCCGCGGCCTCGGCCGCCGTACGGGTGCTGGGAAGGCCCGTGGCCCGGCTGCGGGGCGTCACGGGGGCGCTCGCCCAGCGCAACGCGCTGCGCAGCCCGAAGCGCACCGCCGCCACGGCGACCGCGCTGATGACGGGGGTGGCGGTGGTGTCGCTGTTCACCGTCTTCGCCTCGTCCACGAAGGCGACGATGGACGCTGCCGTCTCCCGCTCCTTCGCGGGCGACGTCGCCGTCAGCGCACCCGCGTTCGGCGCCGGAGGCAGCGGGCTCAGCCCCAAGCTCGCCTCACGCGTCGAGGCACTGCCCGAGGTGTCCACCGCTCTGGGCCTCGGCAAGGGCGTCGCACGCGTCGAGGGCGGCGGCAAGGAGCTGACCGTCGCCGACCCGGCCCGTCTCCGCGACGTCCTCCAACTGACCGGCGTACACGGCTCGTTCGGCTCCCTCGGCACGGACGGCCTCGCCGTCTCCGCCGACGAGGCGGACAAGCACGGCTGGCACACCGGCTCGGCCGTGGAGCTGGCCTTCACCGACGGCGACCGCGAACGCTTCACCGTGAGAGCCGTCTTCGACCGCAACGAACTGGCGGGCGACTACGTCATCGGGCGCCACGCCTGGCAGCCGCACCGCACACAGGACTCCGACACGCTGCTGGCGGTCGTCTTCGCCGACGGGGTCGCTCCGGAGGACGGCAAGGCGGCGGTGAGCGAGGCGGTACGTCCCTACGGCGGGCCCTCGGTGCAGACACGCGAGGAGTACGCGGAGAGTTCGGCGGCCGGCATCGACATGATGCTCACGCTCGTCTACGCCCTTCTCGCCCTGGCGGTCCTCATCGCGCTGCTGGGCATCGCCAACACCCTCACCCTGGCGCTGCACGAACGCACCCGTGAACTGGGCCTGTTGCGTGCCGTCGGGCAGACACGGGCGCAACTGCGGGCCATGGTGCGCTGGGAGTCGCTGCTGACGGCGGCGTTCGGCACCCTCGGCGGACTGCTGCTGGGCGGCTTCCTCGGCTGGGCGCTGGTGCGTGCCGCCGACAGCGCCGGGACGGCCGCGTTCGAACTGCCGCCGGGGCGGCTGGCGTTGGTGGCCCTCGTGGGTGTCGCGGCCGGACTGGTCGCGGGGCTGCGGCCCGCGCGGCGGGCGGCACGGCTGAATGTGCTGCGTGCCGTGGCCTCCGAGTGA
- a CDS encoding PLP-dependent cysteine synthase family protein, with amino-acid sequence MKEAVRKVQADSNRSADTHLLSFPLPEQWGVDLYLKDESTHPTGSLKHRLARSLFLYGLCNGWVRPGKPVIEASSGSTAVSEAYFAKLIGVPFIAVMPRTTSREKTRLIEFHGGRCHLVDDPRTVYEVSAALAAESGGHYMDQFTYAERATDWRGNNNIAESVYEQMRLERFPEPAWIVATAGTGGTSATIARYVHYMQYDTRVCVPDPENSCFFDGWLSGDNDASSDGSSRIEGIGRPRMEPSFLPSAVDRMMKVPDAAAVAAVRALERATGRRAGGSTGTGLWSAMKIVSEMYAQGRTGSVVTLLCDPGERYLDKYYSDDWLAAQGLDIEPYSLTLSTFLATGDWTG; translated from the coding sequence CTGAAGGAAGCCGTACGCAAGGTGCAGGCCGATAGCAACCGGAGCGCCGACACCCATCTGCTGTCGTTTCCGCTGCCCGAGCAGTGGGGCGTCGACCTGTATCTCAAGGACGAGTCCACGCACCCCACGGGCAGCCTCAAGCACCGCCTCGCCCGCTCGCTGTTCCTCTACGGTCTGTGCAACGGCTGGGTCCGCCCCGGCAAGCCCGTCATCGAGGCGTCCTCCGGTTCCACCGCCGTGAGCGAGGCGTACTTCGCAAAGCTGATCGGGGTGCCCTTCATCGCGGTGATGCCGCGCACGACGAGCCGGGAGAAGACCAGGCTCATCGAGTTCCACGGCGGCCGGTGCCATCTCGTCGACGATCCGCGCACGGTGTACGAGGTCTCGGCCGCACTCGCGGCCGAGTCCGGGGGCCACTACATGGACCAGTTCACCTACGCAGAGCGCGCGACCGACTGGCGCGGCAACAACAACATCGCCGAGTCCGTCTACGAGCAGATGAGGCTCGAACGCTTCCCGGAACCGGCGTGGATCGTGGCCACCGCGGGCACCGGCGGCACCTCCGCGACCATCGCCCGCTACGTGCACTACATGCAGTACGACACCCGCGTATGCGTGCCCGACCCCGAGAACTCCTGTTTCTTCGACGGCTGGCTCAGCGGCGACAACGACGCCTCCAGCGACGGCAGTTCACGCATCGAGGGCATCGGCCGCCCCCGCATGGAGCCCAGCTTCCTGCCGTCGGCCGTGGACCGGATGATGAAGGTCCCCGACGCCGCCGCGGTCGCCGCGGTGCGGGCGCTGGAGCGTGCCACCGGGCGGCGCGCGGGCGGCTCCACCGGGACCGGGCTGTGGAGCGCGATGAAGATCGTCTCCGAGATGTACGCACAGGGGCGTACGGGCAGCGTGGTCACGCTGCTGTGCGACCCGGGCGAGCGCTATCTGGACAAGTACTACTCCGACGACTGGCTCGCCGCGCAGGGCCTGGACATCGAGCCGTACAGCCTGACCCTGAGCACGTTCCTCGCGACGGGCGACTGGACGGGCTGA